From one Paramormyrops kingsleyae isolate MSU_618 chromosome 1, PKINGS_0.4, whole genome shotgun sequence genomic stretch:
- the LOC111846860 gene encoding GRIP and coiled-coil domain-containing protein 2 isoform X3: MEQENLQESVISPAIPGTGKSKLDTLSKDDLIKYAKKQMALLQKVKSKCSDLEKEVETLRENPRGVTGDSVIQELTERMDDVLVEKAEIQQNLVLLRKENEMVKEREQHALEKLKSLQELLDHANREHVRKTEDLQKAMGASNVKHKEEVEALQRQNEKMVKEQSEELKKLEIVNMEKNAEMERLKEDHRVLLSESHRELEVLQEEIKTMKMAHEQEVRDTTEQLELTVADFEMEKERLLLLQDELTEQLALKETFLHDVQEEEEEPSRTRDCSGYSEISAASASDDMQDEVMRLRLAFEDLQSQNTMLQEELTYLSNVKTELESQIHQIKDEFQHEREDLEFKINELQMCKEDEKMVSNGSEENLEAVWSQHEQELEALKEIHKNDMADLNKNFFSEVEKEKEKSNHELQELRSRCDQLLLERNSAIEEYEKTKDILRNLELELGDRTGNFIKQYNAMKEQGASGIDQLQQKLRSAYKEKDLLQEQLNTLKLTLDSCKEEAKAAEDLGVSLANLQQNNKDILSILHQKEGTILELEETLDALSSAKNNIQAEMERVKNEYDIEHAKAVELDMSLYNLSLCNKDMKQKCEELTTTLTCTRAEKESMGHELGTLQGELAQAVLENEQRTSNLQVLAEELARLKESESALQEASRAQCVNATAYDEERRDLEEQLRILSEERDMLKREVVAQQVQISRAWSHILAFLDQSNEEEVERAAEDIPTLVDSVLAQVRHDLLQQSSERVAQLEQEAETMREENMQREEEFLARLEDLNREKSLLKANLDEQIADTEALKRDLADMKAVNMKAKAENQELLAQLADAAEKLQGMENESGKAEKLFDESAREKEDMQRLLAEKESLLLQLQKEMKVPKESQNDSDQSEDNMVTELSAKIADLQKENTEKEEKMNKIKAVAVKARKELDSSRKEVFNLREEVENLKEERDRMSNSVKDVLQGAEGYKNLLVEYDRQTEELEQAREKVEETERQIGDLNKRLQAALLQHEQSTSERDGMMAHLETLQSNVKQLEAQALEMHKLKCTLEKDLEAERLLREQKAKEQSAIVKEAEDLTAQLQRQKQQLQQAAQEVEQLRKDAQQSTLMDMEMAHYERLVKEQNQKLSEKDGHIQELGDEIQSRKKTEDRLTEDIVSLKLRVEQGEEKTCKMKQLLVKTKKELSDAKKHEVDQMSVQASLKGELEAHQQQLEDYKIQCSSLTAEKHRLQEQLRTVTDQQQRAASTFQHRLSTLQEECSTTKAELSTMTSEFESYKVRVHNVLKQQKNRNSTSNESEVAKQEREYMESMLEQLQLRLQDTQQNLQQSCCDLQQLQAEHDTLLERHNKILQEGVAKEAELRERLLSLQSEHMTLKTEHAQTVSQLTAQADSMRSTFREQVRHLQEEHRSTVETLQQQITRLESQLFQQQREPGITSAVSVPQARKALQERKAVDLSLSDLQSMAREEGEGMETTETESTSSASTPLPSLDQLLTSPDPKQEPFIWLAEVSKEELTQKLNTATRSLEHVNGLLHETEATNAVLMEQIALLKNEVRRLERNQEREKSVASLEYLKNVLLQFIFLKPGSERQALLPVIHTMLQLSPEEKSRLGAIALGDQESVAGSRASGWTSYLHSWSGIR; the protein is encoded by the exons ATGGAG CAGGAGAATTTGCAGGAGTCTGTCATTTCACCTGCTATTCCAGGGACTGGGAAGTCCAAG CTGGATACATTGTCAAAAGATGACCtgattaaatatgcaaaaaagcAAATGGCTCTCCTGCAGAAGGTGAAGTCAAAATGTTCAG ATCTGGAGAAGGAGGTAGAGACCCTGAGAGAGAATCCCAGAGGCGTCACTGGTGACTCTGTCATCCAG GAACTGACGGAGAGAATGGATGACGTCTTGGTGGAGAAAGCAGAAATCCAACAGAATCTGGTGCTTCTGCGCAAGGAAAATGAAATGGTCAAGGAAAGGGAACAG CATGCTCTAGAGAAGCTGAAAAGTCTTCAGGAACTGCTGGACCATGCAAACAGGGAGCATGTGAGAAAAACTGAGGATTTGCAAAAGGCAATGGGTGCCTCTAATGTGAAGCACAAGGAGGAGGTGGAAGCTTTGCAGAGACAAAATGAGAAAATGGTAAAAGAACAGAGTGAGGAGTTGAAGAAGCTGGAGATAGTTAATATGGAGAAGAATGCAGAGATGGAGAGATTGAAAGAAGACCATCGAGTCCTGCTGTCTGAATCCCATAGGGAGCTAGAAGTTCTACAGGAGGAAATCAAGACAATGAAAATGGCCCATGAGCAAGAGGTGAGGGATACGACTGAGCAGCTGGAGCTTACAGTGGCAGATTTTGAGATGGAAAAGGAGCGACTCCTGCTTCTGCAAGATGAGCTTACTGAACAGCTGGCCCTCAAGGAGACCTTTCTTCATGATGTTcaagaggaggaagaagagcctAGCAGGACCAGAGACTGTTCTGGGTATTCCGAGATCTCTGCAGCTTCAGCTTCTGATGACATGCAGGATGAGGTGATGCGGTTGAGGTTGGCATTTGAAGACCTCCAGTCTCAGAACACCATGCTTCAGGAGGAACTTACTTACCTTAGCAATGTGAAGACTGAACTAGAGTCTCAAATACACCAAATAAAAGATGAATTCCAGCATGAGAGGGAAGACCTTGAATTTAAGATTAATGAACTGCAGATGTGTAAGGAAGATGAGAAGATGGTGAGTAACGGTTCAGAGGAAAACCTGGAAGCAGTATGGTCTCAACATGAGCAGGAGCTGGAAGCCTTGAAGGAGATCCATAAGAACGATATGGCTGACCTtaataaaaactttttttccgAGGTTGAGAAGGAAAAGGAGAAAAGCAATCATGAGCTTCAAGAGCTAAGAAGTAGATGTGATCAGCTATTATTGGAAAGGAATTCAGCAATTGAAGaatatgaaaaaactaaagACATCCTGAGAAACCTGGAGTTGGAGTTGGGAGACCGGACTGGTAACTTTATCAAGCAGTACAATGCGATGAAGGAGCAAGGAGCTTCGGGTATTGACCAGCTGCAGCAGAAGCTGAGGTCTGCCTACAAGGAGAAGGACCTCCTGCAGGAGCAATTAAACACCCTGAAGCTCACACTAGACAGTTGCAAAGAGGAAGCCAAAGCTGCAGAAGATCTGGGGGTTTCTTTGGCTAATCTGCAGCAGAATAACAAGGACATCCTCTCCATTCTTCACCAGAAAGAGGGCACAATCCTGGAGCTGGAAGAGACCCTCGATGCACTGTCTTCTGCCAAGAACAACATCCAGGCAGAAATGGAAAGAGTGAAAAATGAGTATGATATAGAGCATGCTAAAGCTGTTGAACTGGATATGAGTCTTTACAACCTCTCCCTTTGTAACAAAGATATGAAGCAGAAATGTGAAGAGTTGACAACCACCTTAACATGCACCCGAGCAGAGAAGGAGAGCATGGGCCATGAGCTGGGCACTCTGCAGGGGGAACTTGCACAAGCCGTGTTGGAGAACGAACAGCGGACCTCTAACCTCCAGGTTCTAGCCGAAGAGTTGGCCAGGCTGAAGGAAAGTGAGAGTGCCTTGCAGGAAGCCAGCAGGGCACAGTGTGTGAATGCCACAGCATATGATGAGGAAAGAAGAGATCTGGAGGAACAGTTGCGTATCCTGTCAGAGGAGCGAGATATGTTGAAGCGAGAGGTGGTGGCACAGCAGGTCCAAATCTCCCGTGCATGGAGCCACATTTTAGCTTTTCTGGACCAGAGCAATGAAGAAGAAGTTGAGAGGGCAGCAGAAGATATTCCGACCCTGGTAGACAGTGTTTTGGCCCAGGTGAGGCATGACCTGCTGCAGCAGAGTAGTGAGAGGGTGgcccagctggagcaggaggctGAGACTATGAGGGAGGAGAATATGCAGCGAGAGGAAGAGTTCCTGGCCCGTTTGGAAGACCTGAACCGGGAGAAGAGCCTGCTAAAGGCCAACTTGGATGAACAGATTGCTGACACAGAGGCCTTGAAGAGAGACTTGGCTGACATGAAAGCTGTGAACATGAAGGCCAAGGCTGAAAACCAGGAGTTACTCGCGCAGCTTGCAGATGCGGCAGAGAAGCTGCAAGGCATGGAAAACGAGTCGGGCAAAGCCGAGAAGCTGTTTGACGAAAGTGCACGTGAGAAGGAGGATATGCAGCGGCTGCTGGCTGAGAAGGAATCCCTGCTGTTGCAATTACAGAAAGAGATGAAAGTTCCTAAG GAGTCTCAGAACGATTCTGACCAGTCCGAAGATAACATGGTTACTGAGCTTTCAGCAAAGATTG CCGACCTCCaaaaagaaaatacagaaaaagaagagaagatGAACAAGATAAAAGCTGTGGCAGTGAAAGCCAGGAAGGAGCTGGATAGCAGCAGAAAAGAG GTCTTTAATCTGAGAGAGGAGGTGGAGAACCTGAAGGAGGAGCGTGACAGAATGTCTAACTCAGTAAAGGATGTCCTGCAGGGTGCAGAGGGCTACAAG AACCTTTTGGTGGAGTATGACCGACAGACGGAGGAGCTAGAGCAAGCGAGGGAGAAAGTGGAAGAGACAGAGCGGCAGATTGGGGATCTGAACAAACGTTTGCAGGCTGCCCTTTTGCAG CATGAGCAGTCAACCTCTGAGAGGGATGGCATGATGGCACACTTGGAAACCCTGCAAAGCAATGTCAAGCAGCTGGAGGCTCAGGCTTTGGAGATGCATAAGCTGAAATGTACTCTGGAAAAGGACCTGGAGGCAGAAAGGCTTTTAAGAGAACAAAAAGCGAAG GAGCAGTCAGCCATCGTGAAGGAGGCTGAGGACTTGACGGCTCAGCTGCAGCGACAGAAGCAACAGCTTCAGCAGGCAGCCCAGGAGGTGGAGCAGCTCAGGAAG GATGCCCAGCAGAGCACGCTCATGGACATGGAGATGGCCCACTATGAACGGCTGGTCAAGGAGCAGAACCAGAAGCTGTCTGAGAAAGACGGTCACATCCAGGAGCTGGGTGATGAGATACAGTCTCGGAAGAAGACCGAGGATAGGCTCACCGAAGACATTG TGTCTCTGAAGTTACGTGTGGAACAGGGTGAAGAAAAGACATGCAAGatgaagcagctcctggttaaAACAAAGAAGGAACTGTCTGATGCCAAGAAACAC GAGGTGGATCAGATGTCCGTCCAGGCATCACTGAAGGGGGAGTTAGAGGCTCATCAGCAGCAACTGGAGGACTACAAG ATACAGTGCAGCAGTTTGACAGCAGAGAAGCACCGGCTGCAGGAGCAGCTGAGGACCGTCACAGACCAGCAGCAGCGGGCGGCCAGCACCTTCCAACACAGACTGAGCACCTTGCAAGAGGAGTGCAGCACAACCAAG GCTGAGCTGAGCACGATGACGTCGGAGTTTGAGAGCTACAAGGTGCGCGTCCACAACGTCCTCAAGCAGCAGAAGAACAGGAACTCAACAAGTAATGAAAGTGAGGTGGCCAAGCAGGAAAG GGAGTACATGGAGAGCATGCTGGAGCAGCTGCAGCTTCGGCTGCAGGACACCCAGCAGAACCTACAGCAGAGCTGCTGTgacctgcagcagctgcaggccGAACACGACACACTGCTAGAGAGACACAACAAGATCCTGCAGGAGGGTGTGGCCAAGGAGGCTGAACTCAGGGAGAG GCTCCTCTCCCTGCAGTCGGAGCACATGACCCTGAAGACGGAACACGCCCAGACAGTGAGCCAGCTGACCGCCCAGGCAGACTCCATGCGCAGTACCTTCCGGGAGCAGGTACGCCACCTGCAGGAGGAGCACCGCAGCACCGTGGAGACCCTGCAGCAGCAGATTACCAGACTGGAGAGTCAGCTGTTCCAGCAGCAGCGGGAACCTGGCATTACCA GTGCAGTGTCAGTGCCACAGGCTAGGAAGGCCTTGCAGGAAAGGAAGGCTGTAGACCTGAGCCTGTCGGACCTGCAGTCCATGGCACGGGAGGAGGGAGAGGGGATGGAGACCACGGAGACGGAGTCTACATCCTCAGCCAGCACCCCTTTACCGTCACTGGACCAGCTGCTCACTTCTCCAGACCCCAAGCAGG AGCCCTTCATCTGGTTAGCAGAGGTCAGCAAAGAGGAGCTCACCCAGAAGCTGAACACGGCCACGCGCAGCCTGGAGCATGTGAACGGCCTGCTGCACGAGACTGAGGCCACCAACGCTGTGCTCATGGAGCAGATCGCC CTCCTGAAGAATGAGGTGCGCAGGCTAGAGAGGAACCAGGAGCGTGAGAAGTCAGTGGCCAGCCTGGAATACCTGAAGAATGTGCTACTGCAGTTCATCTTCCTGAAGCCAGGGAGTGAGAGGCAGGCCCTGCTTCCAGTCATCCACACCATGCTGCAGCTGAGCCCCGAAGAGAAGAGTAGGCTAGGGGCCATCGCCCTGG GTGATCAGGAGTCAGTAGCAGGATCCCGGGCGTCTGGCTGGACTTCCTACCTGCACAGCTGGTCGGGAATCCGGTAA
- the LOC111846860 gene encoding GRIP and coiled-coil domain-containing protein 2 isoform X1, with the protein MEQENLQESVISPAIPGTGKSKLDTLSKDDLIKYAKKQMALLQKVKSKCSDLEKEVETLRENPRGVTGDSVIQELTERMDDVLVEKAEIQQNLVLLRKENEMVKEREQHALEKLKSLQELLDHANREHVRKTEDLQKAMGASNVKHKEEVEALQRQNEKMVKEQSEELKKLEIVNMEKNAEMERLKEDHRVLLSESHRELEVLQEEIKTMKMAHEQEVRDTTEQLELTVADFEMEKERLLLLQDELTEQLALKETFLHDVQEEEEEPSRTRDCSGYSEISAASASDDMQDEVMRLRLAFEDLQSQNTMLQEELTYLSNVKTELESQIHQIKDEFQHEREDLEFKINELQMCKEDEKMVSNGSEENLEAVWSQHEQELEALKEIHKNDMADLNKNFFSEVEKEKEKSNHELQELRSRCDQLLLERNSAIEEYEKTKDILRNLELELGDRTGNFIKQYNAMKEQGASGIDQLQQKLRSAYKEKDLLQEQLNTLKLTLDSCKEEAKAAEDLGVSLANLQQNNKDILSILHQKEGTILELEETLDALSSAKNNIQAEMERVKNEYDIEHAKAVELDMSLYNLSLCNKDMKQKCEELTTTLTCTRAEKESMGHELGTLQGELAQAVLENEQRTSNLQVLAEELARLKESESALQEASRAQCVNATAYDEERRDLEEQLRILSEERDMLKREVVAQQVQISRAWSHILAFLDQSNEEEVERAAEDIPTLVDSVLAQVRHDLLQQSSERVAQLEQEAETMREENMQREEEFLARLEDLNREKSLLKANLDEQIADTEALKRDLADMKAVNMKAKAENQELLAQLADAAEKLQGMENESGKAEKLFDESAREKEDMQRLLAEKESLLLQLQKEMKVPKESQNDSDQSEDNMVTELSAKIADLQKENTEKEEKMNKIKAVAVKARKELDSSRKEVFNLREEVENLKEERDRMSNSVKDVLQGAEGYKVSLNSQNLLVEYDRQTEELEQAREKVEETERQIGDLNKRLQAALLQHEQSTSERDGMMAHLETLQSNVKQLEAQALEMHKLKCTLEKDLEAERLLREQKAKEQSAIVKEAEDLTAQLQRQKQQLQQAAQEVEQLRKDAQQSTLMDMEMAHYERLVKEQNQKLSEKDGHIQELGDEIQSRKKTEDRLTEDIVSLKLRVEQGEEKTCKMKQLLVKTKKELSDAKKHEVDQMSVQASLKGELEAHQQQLEDYKIQCSSLTAEKHRLQEQLRTVTDQQQRAASTFQHRLSTLQEECSTTKAELSTMTSEFESYKVRVHNVLKQQKNRNSTSNESEVAKQEREYMESMLEQLQLRLQDTQQNLQQSCCDLQQLQAEHDTLLERHNKILQEGVAKEAELRERLLSLQSEHMTLKTEHAQTVSQLTAQADSMRSTFREQVRHLQEEHRSTVETLQQQITRLESQLFQQQREPGITSAVSVPQARKALQERKAVDLSLSDLQSMAREEGEGMETTETESTSSASTPLPSLDQLLTSPDPKQEPFIWLAEVSKEELTQKLNTATRSLEHVNGLLHETEATNAVLMEQIALLKNEVRRLERNQEREKSVASLEYLKNVLLQFIFLKPGSERQALLPVIHTMLQLSPEEKSRLGAIALGDQESVAGSRASGWTSYLHSWSGIR; encoded by the exons ATGGAG CAGGAGAATTTGCAGGAGTCTGTCATTTCACCTGCTATTCCAGGGACTGGGAAGTCCAAG CTGGATACATTGTCAAAAGATGACCtgattaaatatgcaaaaaagcAAATGGCTCTCCTGCAGAAGGTGAAGTCAAAATGTTCAG ATCTGGAGAAGGAGGTAGAGACCCTGAGAGAGAATCCCAGAGGCGTCACTGGTGACTCTGTCATCCAG GAACTGACGGAGAGAATGGATGACGTCTTGGTGGAGAAAGCAGAAATCCAACAGAATCTGGTGCTTCTGCGCAAGGAAAATGAAATGGTCAAGGAAAGGGAACAG CATGCTCTAGAGAAGCTGAAAAGTCTTCAGGAACTGCTGGACCATGCAAACAGGGAGCATGTGAGAAAAACTGAGGATTTGCAAAAGGCAATGGGTGCCTCTAATGTGAAGCACAAGGAGGAGGTGGAAGCTTTGCAGAGACAAAATGAGAAAATGGTAAAAGAACAGAGTGAGGAGTTGAAGAAGCTGGAGATAGTTAATATGGAGAAGAATGCAGAGATGGAGAGATTGAAAGAAGACCATCGAGTCCTGCTGTCTGAATCCCATAGGGAGCTAGAAGTTCTACAGGAGGAAATCAAGACAATGAAAATGGCCCATGAGCAAGAGGTGAGGGATACGACTGAGCAGCTGGAGCTTACAGTGGCAGATTTTGAGATGGAAAAGGAGCGACTCCTGCTTCTGCAAGATGAGCTTACTGAACAGCTGGCCCTCAAGGAGACCTTTCTTCATGATGTTcaagaggaggaagaagagcctAGCAGGACCAGAGACTGTTCTGGGTATTCCGAGATCTCTGCAGCTTCAGCTTCTGATGACATGCAGGATGAGGTGATGCGGTTGAGGTTGGCATTTGAAGACCTCCAGTCTCAGAACACCATGCTTCAGGAGGAACTTACTTACCTTAGCAATGTGAAGACTGAACTAGAGTCTCAAATACACCAAATAAAAGATGAATTCCAGCATGAGAGGGAAGACCTTGAATTTAAGATTAATGAACTGCAGATGTGTAAGGAAGATGAGAAGATGGTGAGTAACGGTTCAGAGGAAAACCTGGAAGCAGTATGGTCTCAACATGAGCAGGAGCTGGAAGCCTTGAAGGAGATCCATAAGAACGATATGGCTGACCTtaataaaaactttttttccgAGGTTGAGAAGGAAAAGGAGAAAAGCAATCATGAGCTTCAAGAGCTAAGAAGTAGATGTGATCAGCTATTATTGGAAAGGAATTCAGCAATTGAAGaatatgaaaaaactaaagACATCCTGAGAAACCTGGAGTTGGAGTTGGGAGACCGGACTGGTAACTTTATCAAGCAGTACAATGCGATGAAGGAGCAAGGAGCTTCGGGTATTGACCAGCTGCAGCAGAAGCTGAGGTCTGCCTACAAGGAGAAGGACCTCCTGCAGGAGCAATTAAACACCCTGAAGCTCACACTAGACAGTTGCAAAGAGGAAGCCAAAGCTGCAGAAGATCTGGGGGTTTCTTTGGCTAATCTGCAGCAGAATAACAAGGACATCCTCTCCATTCTTCACCAGAAAGAGGGCACAATCCTGGAGCTGGAAGAGACCCTCGATGCACTGTCTTCTGCCAAGAACAACATCCAGGCAGAAATGGAAAGAGTGAAAAATGAGTATGATATAGAGCATGCTAAAGCTGTTGAACTGGATATGAGTCTTTACAACCTCTCCCTTTGTAACAAAGATATGAAGCAGAAATGTGAAGAGTTGACAACCACCTTAACATGCACCCGAGCAGAGAAGGAGAGCATGGGCCATGAGCTGGGCACTCTGCAGGGGGAACTTGCACAAGCCGTGTTGGAGAACGAACAGCGGACCTCTAACCTCCAGGTTCTAGCCGAAGAGTTGGCCAGGCTGAAGGAAAGTGAGAGTGCCTTGCAGGAAGCCAGCAGGGCACAGTGTGTGAATGCCACAGCATATGATGAGGAAAGAAGAGATCTGGAGGAACAGTTGCGTATCCTGTCAGAGGAGCGAGATATGTTGAAGCGAGAGGTGGTGGCACAGCAGGTCCAAATCTCCCGTGCATGGAGCCACATTTTAGCTTTTCTGGACCAGAGCAATGAAGAAGAAGTTGAGAGGGCAGCAGAAGATATTCCGACCCTGGTAGACAGTGTTTTGGCCCAGGTGAGGCATGACCTGCTGCAGCAGAGTAGTGAGAGGGTGgcccagctggagcaggaggctGAGACTATGAGGGAGGAGAATATGCAGCGAGAGGAAGAGTTCCTGGCCCGTTTGGAAGACCTGAACCGGGAGAAGAGCCTGCTAAAGGCCAACTTGGATGAACAGATTGCTGACACAGAGGCCTTGAAGAGAGACTTGGCTGACATGAAAGCTGTGAACATGAAGGCCAAGGCTGAAAACCAGGAGTTACTCGCGCAGCTTGCAGATGCGGCAGAGAAGCTGCAAGGCATGGAAAACGAGTCGGGCAAAGCCGAGAAGCTGTTTGACGAAAGTGCACGTGAGAAGGAGGATATGCAGCGGCTGCTGGCTGAGAAGGAATCCCTGCTGTTGCAATTACAGAAAGAGATGAAAGTTCCTAAG GAGTCTCAGAACGATTCTGACCAGTCCGAAGATAACATGGTTACTGAGCTTTCAGCAAAGATTG CCGACCTCCaaaaagaaaatacagaaaaagaagagaagatGAACAAGATAAAAGCTGTGGCAGTGAAAGCCAGGAAGGAGCTGGATAGCAGCAGAAAAGAG GTCTTTAATCTGAGAGAGGAGGTGGAGAACCTGAAGGAGGAGCGTGACAGAATGTCTAACTCAGTAAAGGATGTCCTGCAGGGTGCAGAGGGCTACAAGGTATCCCTGAACTCACAG AACCTTTTGGTGGAGTATGACCGACAGACGGAGGAGCTAGAGCAAGCGAGGGAGAAAGTGGAAGAGACAGAGCGGCAGATTGGGGATCTGAACAAACGTTTGCAGGCTGCCCTTTTGCAG CATGAGCAGTCAACCTCTGAGAGGGATGGCATGATGGCACACTTGGAAACCCTGCAAAGCAATGTCAAGCAGCTGGAGGCTCAGGCTTTGGAGATGCATAAGCTGAAATGTACTCTGGAAAAGGACCTGGAGGCAGAAAGGCTTTTAAGAGAACAAAAAGCGAAG GAGCAGTCAGCCATCGTGAAGGAGGCTGAGGACTTGACGGCTCAGCTGCAGCGACAGAAGCAACAGCTTCAGCAGGCAGCCCAGGAGGTGGAGCAGCTCAGGAAG GATGCCCAGCAGAGCACGCTCATGGACATGGAGATGGCCCACTATGAACGGCTGGTCAAGGAGCAGAACCAGAAGCTGTCTGAGAAAGACGGTCACATCCAGGAGCTGGGTGATGAGATACAGTCTCGGAAGAAGACCGAGGATAGGCTCACCGAAGACATTG TGTCTCTGAAGTTACGTGTGGAACAGGGTGAAGAAAAGACATGCAAGatgaagcagctcctggttaaAACAAAGAAGGAACTGTCTGATGCCAAGAAACAC GAGGTGGATCAGATGTCCGTCCAGGCATCACTGAAGGGGGAGTTAGAGGCTCATCAGCAGCAACTGGAGGACTACAAG ATACAGTGCAGCAGTTTGACAGCAGAGAAGCACCGGCTGCAGGAGCAGCTGAGGACCGTCACAGACCAGCAGCAGCGGGCGGCCAGCACCTTCCAACACAGACTGAGCACCTTGCAAGAGGAGTGCAGCACAACCAAG GCTGAGCTGAGCACGATGACGTCGGAGTTTGAGAGCTACAAGGTGCGCGTCCACAACGTCCTCAAGCAGCAGAAGAACAGGAACTCAACAAGTAATGAAAGTGAGGTGGCCAAGCAGGAAAG GGAGTACATGGAGAGCATGCTGGAGCAGCTGCAGCTTCGGCTGCAGGACACCCAGCAGAACCTACAGCAGAGCTGCTGTgacctgcagcagctgcaggccGAACACGACACACTGCTAGAGAGACACAACAAGATCCTGCAGGAGGGTGTGGCCAAGGAGGCTGAACTCAGGGAGAG GCTCCTCTCCCTGCAGTCGGAGCACATGACCCTGAAGACGGAACACGCCCAGACAGTGAGCCAGCTGACCGCCCAGGCAGACTCCATGCGCAGTACCTTCCGGGAGCAGGTACGCCACCTGCAGGAGGAGCACCGCAGCACCGTGGAGACCCTGCAGCAGCAGATTACCAGACTGGAGAGTCAGCTGTTCCAGCAGCAGCGGGAACCTGGCATTACCA GTGCAGTGTCAGTGCCACAGGCTAGGAAGGCCTTGCAGGAAAGGAAGGCTGTAGACCTGAGCCTGTCGGACCTGCAGTCCATGGCACGGGAGGAGGGAGAGGGGATGGAGACCACGGAGACGGAGTCTACATCCTCAGCCAGCACCCCTTTACCGTCACTGGACCAGCTGCTCACTTCTCCAGACCCCAAGCAGG AGCCCTTCATCTGGTTAGCAGAGGTCAGCAAAGAGGAGCTCACCCAGAAGCTGAACACGGCCACGCGCAGCCTGGAGCATGTGAACGGCCTGCTGCACGAGACTGAGGCCACCAACGCTGTGCTCATGGAGCAGATCGCC CTCCTGAAGAATGAGGTGCGCAGGCTAGAGAGGAACCAGGAGCGTGAGAAGTCAGTGGCCAGCCTGGAATACCTGAAGAATGTGCTACTGCAGTTCATCTTCCTGAAGCCAGGGAGTGAGAGGCAGGCCCTGCTTCCAGTCATCCACACCATGCTGCAGCTGAGCCCCGAAGAGAAGAGTAGGCTAGGGGCCATCGCCCTGG GTGATCAGGAGTCAGTAGCAGGATCCCGGGCGTCTGGCTGGACTTCCTACCTGCACAGCTGGTCGGGAATCCGGTAA